A window of Streptomyces sp. NBC_01224 genomic DNA:
CTGCTACCACGGACACGGCAGACCAGGCGGAGATCCTGCCGGTCGGTCCAAGGAGGTTCCATGAAAATGTCCAGACTCGTGACGTTCTCGTCCTCGCTCCTGCTCGGTGCCGTACTCGCCCTGACCGGAGCGGCCACCGCCAACGCCGCACAGTCTGTTCAGGGCGTCGACTACGTCGCCCTCGGCGACTCGTACTCCTCGGGTGTCGGATCCGGCAGTTACGACAGTGCCAGCGGTGACTGCAAGCGCAGCACCAAGGCCTACCCCGCACTCTGGGCCGCCGCCAACTCGCCCTCGTCCTTCGGCTTCACCGCTTGCTCCGGTGCCCGCACGGGTGATGTCAAGGCCAACCAGCTCGGCCCCCTCAGTGCCTCGACCGACCTCGTCTCGATCTCCATCGGCGGCAATGACGCGGGTTTCTCCGACGTCATGACCACCTGTGTCCTCCAGTCGGAGGCCACCTGCCTCAGCCGGATCGCCACGGCCCGCAGCTATGTCGACACCACCCTGCCCGGCAACCTCGACTCGGTGTACACGGCGATCCGGACCAAGGCGCCGTCCGCTCATGTCGTCGTCCTCGGCTACCCGCGCTTCTACAAGATCGGTGGCAGCTGTGTCGTCGGCCTGAGCGACAAGGTGCGCACCGCGATCAACGGTGCCGCCGACTACCTCAACGCGGCGACCGCCAAGCGCGCCGCCGACCACGGCTTCACCTTCGCCGATGTCGCGGGGAACTTCACCGGGCACGAGATCTGCTCCGGAAGCGCCTGGCTGCACAGCCTCAACTGGCTCAACATCGGTGAGTCGTACCACCCCACCGCAGCCGGACAGTCGGGCGGCTACCTGCCCGGCCTCAACTCGGCTGTCTGACCCCCCACCCAGTACATGCGCCGGGCCCGTTCAGCCGTCTGACGGGTAGGGGGCCCCGTACGCAGGGGTCTCCGTCCGGCGCCCCGTCGATTCATCGCGGGCGAACCACTTCCGTTCTGTCCAACTCGCCCTGGAATCGGGCGGATTCAGAGGTCGGTCGTCAGCCTCCGTATGTGTGTGCTCAATCCTGCGACCGGGATACACGGGTGTCGTCGCGGGGGGATAGGGTTAACCTGCCCGGGCCGGGTGCCCTCGTACGGGTGGGGAGTGACATGGAACAGATAACGATGCGCAGCAGGCCGCGTGTGCCTGCCATCACGTGCGGGAGCAGTGCGACGAGTTCGCGCCTCGACCGCCATCTCGCGGTGCTCGGCGGACCTGCCGTCCCGCAGCGGGAGGCCGCGGAGGCGACGCTGCTGATGCGTGAGCTCACCTCACGCGATGCCGCCCACAGCCGTCGGAGCAAGAGTGCGCGGGTCTCGCTCTTCGCGCCGCTGCGGCGGCTGCGACGCTCGCTCTTCGGTAGCCGCCACTGACTCGACGGCCCGTCACGACCGCGCTTCGGTCCACCGCCCGGGCTCCCCGGCCAGGGTCCGTCGCCCAGGCCCCCCGCTCGGGGCCGCGCAGGCGATCACACCGTCCCGGCGCTGCGCTGCTGTCTGCTCTCCCGTCATCCCCAGGGCTCGCAGCAGCGCTTCGGTGTGTTCGCCGGGCACAGCGGAACACCGCTCGGCAACAAGAGCGCGCTGGACGACGCCGTGATGATGGCGACCATGTCGGAGTTCCTGCGCGAGCAGAATCTCGAGCCCTCTACCGCGCCGTGGTGCGGCAGGAGTGCGACAACTTCGCCGCAGCCACGGAACCGGACTCTTCGCTGGAGCCGTCCCCTGGCTGCGGTCGTTCATCGCCGGTTTCGTGACGTACGTACTGGGGCACCGCAAGGTCTGTCTCGCCCTGGTCCGCGGTGCCGCCGGCAGTCACCCCGCGGTGGAGGACATCGTGGAGGGGACCAGGGACACCCTCGCCCGGCGGGTGGAGGAGGGGCAGCGGCGGCTCGGGATGCCCGGCTCGCCCCGGCTCTCCATCGCCACGCGGGCGTGGATGGCGTTCGCCGAGGAGGCCGTGACCAACTGGCCGCTGGGCGAGCCGGACGCGCTGACGGAGCTTGGTGCCTTCCTGGAATCCGGCTTCATCAGCCTGCTCGGCACCCTGGACCGGCCCGCCACGCTGCCCCGGTGAGCGCGGCGCGCGGTGGCGGTCACTCGCCGCCGCGCGCGTAACGCCGCACGGACAGCGGCACGAACACCGCGAGGAGCACCACCGACCAGGCGAGCGTTCCGGCCACCGGGTGGGCGACCGGCCAGGCCGCGTCGGCGGCCGGGGACGCGTTGCCGAACAGTTCGCGGGTGGCCGAGGCCATGGCGCTGATCGGGTTCCACTCCGCGACCGTCCGCAGCCAGCCCGGCAGATTGTCGGTCGGGATGTACGCATTCGACAGCAGCGGCAGGATGAAGGTGGCGCTGCCCAGCTGACCGGCAGCCTCCTCGTTGCGGATCAGCAGACCCAGCCAGCAGCCCAGCCAGGACGTGGCGAACCGGAGGAGCAGCAGCAGCCCGAAGGCGCCCAGGGCGGCGAGCGGGCCGCCCTCGATCCGCCAGCCGACCGCGAGTCCGACCAGGATCAGCGGAATCATGCCGAGGGCCGTGGTCAGCAGATCGGCCGCGGTCTGGCCGAACGGTACGGCGGCGCGGCTCATCGGCAGCGTACGGAGCCGGTCCATCACCCCGCGGTGGCAGTCCTGTGAGGCCTGGAACATCCCGACCATGATGCCGTTGGCCGCCGTCGCCGCCAGCAGGCCCGGCACCAGGAACGCGCGGTACTCCTGGCCGGGCACGGCCAGGGCGCTGCCGAACACGTACCCGAAGAACAGCAGCATCGTGATCGGCATGGTCTGGGTCAGGATCATTACGCCCGGCGCTGCTTTGATCCGCTGCAGATGGCGGCCCAGCATGGCCAGGGCATCGGAGATCGGGGTGCTTGTGGCGGGCGCGACAGACTGATGCTCGTGGATCAGTGCGGTGCTGCTCATGCTGCCGTCTCCTTCAGGGGCGGGGAGGTGCGGCCGTCGCCGCGGTCGGTCAGGCGGAGGAAGACCTCGTCGAGCGTCGGCGGGCGCAGGCTCGCGTCGATCACCGGTACTCCCGCCGCGTCGAGTTCGCGGACGATGCGGGGAAGGGTGAGCGTGGTGCCGGTCGCGACGGCGCCCACGGTGCGGCGCTCGTGGTCGAGTACCGGTTCGGTGCCGGTGAGCTGATCGAGGACGCCTGCCGCCGGCACCAGCGCCGATTCATGGGAGACGACCACTTCGGCGTAGCTGCCGATGCGGGCCTTCAGCTCGGTGGGGGTGCCGCGATGGGCGGCTCGGCCATGGTCGATCAGCACGATGTCGTCGGCCAGCTGATCGGCCTCCTCCAGATACTGCGTGGTGAGCAGGACGGTCGTGCCCCGGCCGGCCAGTTCCCGTACCGCCGCCCAGATCTGGTTGCGGCTGTGCGGGTCGAGTCCGGTGGTCGGCTCGTCCAGGAAGAGCACCCGCGGGCGGGTCAGCAGACTGGCGGCGAGGTCGAGGCGGCGGCGCATGCCGCCCGAGTAGGTACGGGCCGGGCGGTCGGCGGCCTCCGTCAGCTCGAAGCGCTCCAGGAGTTCGTCGGCGCGGGTGCGCGCGGCCTCGCCGCGGAACCGGAGCAGCTTGGCGAAGAGCCGCAGATTCTGCCGGCCGGACAGCTCGCCGTCGACCGAGGCGTTCTGCCCGGTGACGCCGATCGCCGCGCGCACCGCGCCCGCCTCGCGCACCACGTCGTGGCCCGCCACCCGGGCGCTTCCGCCGTCCGGGGCCGTCAACGTGGTGAGGACCCGGACGGCGGTGGTCTTGCCTGCGCCGTTCGGCCCCAGCACTCCGCAGACGGTGCCTTCGGCGACCGCGAGATCGAGTCCCCGCAGCGCATGGACGTTGCCGTAGTGCTTCTCCAGACCTTCACTAAGTACAGCGTACGTAGTTGTCATACGGCCACCGTACCGCACTACGTACGGTGTACGTAACTACGATGGTGGGAGAGGTGATGATCAATGGTGGGGCGACCCGCAGTACCCGAAGTGATCTGGGCGCGCCCCGAGCGTGCGGGCCGCGGCCCCAAGCCCGCTTTCAGCCGCGCCGACATCGCGGCAGCCGCCGTCCGCATCGCCGATGCGGAGGGTTTCGACGCGGTGTCCATGCGGAAGGTCGCGGCGGAGCTCGGCTGCGGCACGATGTCGCTCTACAACTACGTGCCGCGCAAGGAGGACCTGTACGAGCTGATGCTCGACGCGGTCAGCGGCGGGTACGAGTTCCGGGAGCCGTCCGGCGACTGGCGCGCCGATCTCATCGCACTGGCCCATCAGGCCCGCGAGATGATGCGCCGCCACACCTGGGTGCCCCGGCTGATGTCACCCGTGTACGGCTTCAGCCCGAATGCCCTGCGGTATCTGGAGTACTCGCTCAGCTGCCTGGACGGGGTCGACGCGCGATTCGGCGAGAAGATGGAACTCATCGCCATGGTCACCAGTGTGGTCACCACCTATGCGGCCAACGAGATCGACACGGCGGAGCGCAGCCGGTCGCTGCCCTGGTCCGAGGAGCAGGAGCACGCCGTGCGCACCGGCTATCTGATCAGCCAGATCGCGACCGGGAAGTATCCGCGGATGGCGGCGGCATTCGCCGAGGACTCCGGGCCGATCGATCTGGACGGGGTCTTCGACCGGGCGCTGCGCCGGGTGCTGGACTCCTTCGACCGGTAGCGAGTGGGGCCAGGGTGCCCGGTCACAGGAGCGCGAACTGCCCGTCCGGGCCCTCCTCCTGATGGTCGAGCACCGATGCGGGCCGCCGGGTCGCGGCCGGGACCGGCAGGACGCCCGCCGCGCGCAGGTCGTCGGCCGTGATCTGCGGGCCTTCGGCCAGGCCCTCCTGCCGTGGCCGGAGTCCGTCGAGCAGGGCGAGCACGGTGATCAGTTCCAGCAACTCCGAGGTCCACTCCTGGGGCCAGGCCCGGGGCCTGACCGCTTCCAGGCCGTCCAGGTCCTCCGCTCCGGCCGTCGCCGTACGGCGCTCGAACCACAGCTCCAGCATCCGGACTCCGCCCACCCGGAACTCCCATGCCCCGGCCGGCACGGGCGAGATGCGGCCCGTGTCCAG
This region includes:
- a CDS encoding SGNH/GDSL hydrolase family protein, with product MKMSRLVTFSSSLLLGAVLALTGAATANAAQSVQGVDYVALGDSYSSGVGSGSYDSASGDCKRSTKAYPALWAAANSPSSFGFTACSGARTGDVKANQLGPLSASTDLVSISIGGNDAGFSDVMTTCVLQSEATCLSRIATARSYVDTTLPGNLDSVYTAIRTKAPSAHVVVLGYPRFYKIGGSCVVGLSDKVRTAINGAADYLNAATAKRAADHGFTFADVAGNFTGHEICSGSAWLHSLNWLNIGESYHPTAAGQSGGYLPGLNSAV
- a CDS encoding ABC transporter permease, with protein sequence MLGRHLQRIKAAPGVMILTQTMPITMLLFFGYVFGSALAVPGQEYRAFLVPGLLAATAANGIMVGMFQASQDCHRGVMDRLRTLPMSRAAVPFGQTAADLLTTALGMIPLILVGLAVGWRIEGGPLAALGAFGLLLLLRFATSWLGCWLGLLIRNEEAAGQLGSATFILPLLSNAYIPTDNLPGWLRTVAEWNPISAMASATRELFGNASPAADAAWPVAHPVAGTLAWSVVLLAVFVPLSVRRYARGGE
- a CDS encoding ATP-binding cassette domain-containing protein is translated as MTTTYAVLSEGLEKHYGNVHALRGLDLAVAEGTVCGVLGPNGAGKTTAVRVLTTLTAPDGGSARVAGHDVVREAGAVRAAIGVTGQNASVDGELSGRQNLRLFAKLLRFRGEAARTRADELLERFELTEAADRPARTYSGGMRRRLDLAASLLTRPRVLFLDEPTTGLDPHSRNQIWAAVRELAGRGTTVLLTTQYLEEADQLADDIVLIDHGRAAHRGTPTELKARIGSYAEVVVSHESALVPAAGVLDQLTGTEPVLDHERRTVGAVATGTTLTLPRIVRELDAAGVPVIDASLRPPTLDEVFLRLTDRGDGRTSPPLKETAA
- a CDS encoding TetR/AcrR family transcriptional regulator: MVGRPAVPEVIWARPERAGRGPKPAFSRADIAAAAVRIADAEGFDAVSMRKVAAELGCGTMSLYNYVPRKEDLYELMLDAVSGGYEFREPSGDWRADLIALAHQAREMMRRHTWVPRLMSPVYGFSPNALRYLEYSLSCLDGVDARFGEKMELIAMVTSVVTTYAANEIDTAERSRSLPWSEEQEHAVRTGYLISQIATGKYPRMAAAFAEDSGPIDLDGVFDRALRRVLDSFDR